In the genome of Aspergillus flavus chromosome 8, complete sequence, one region contains:
- a CDS encoding putative ankyrin repeat-containing protein (ankyrin repeat protein), producing the protein MRVSRVGAQLPIELILLSAEYLMPADLLSLLCAAPGLARVLTFQHTTLQDERGRTILHLLAREGELMELLLANDGIRLDPKDNCGRTPLSYAAEGYEVVVRLLLDRPDIETDSKDNLGRTPLSYAAEGGYEEVVSLLLDRQDVEADSKDNLGRTPLLYAAWRGHKAVVRRLLDRQDIEADSKDNDGLTPISCAAGGGHEAVVRLLLDRPDVEADSKDNLGRTPLLYAAWRGHEAVVRLLLDRQDVEADSKANWGQTPLSFAAGGGYEAVVRLLLDRPDVEADSKDNSGRTPLLYAAWRGHEAVVRLLLDRQDVKVDSKANWDRTPLSCATEGGHEAVVRLLLDRQDVQADSKDNC; encoded by the coding sequence ATGAGAGTGTCTAGGGTAGGAGCCCAGCTCCCTATCGAACTTATCCTGCTTTCCGCCGAATATCTAATGCCTGCTGACCTTTTGTCTCTCTTATGTGCGGCTCCTGGGCTAGCACGGGTTCTAACTTTTCAACATACCACGCTTCAGGACGAAAGAGGGAGGACGATCCTACATCTCCTCGCGAGGGAGGGCGAATTGATGGAGCTACTGCTCGCAAACGACGGTATCAGGCTAGATCCGAAGGATAACTGTGGTCGGACGCCGTTATCCTATGCAGCTGAAGGATATGAAGTGGTGGTCAGGCTACTGTTGGATCGACCAGATATCGAGACCGACTCGAAGGATAACTTAGGTCGAACACCGTTATCCTATGCGGCTGAAGGTGGATATGAAGAGGTGGTTAGTCTACTACTAGATCGACAAGATGTTGAGGCGGACTCGAAGGATAACTTAGGTCGGACACCGTTGCTATATGCGGCCTGGCGCGGACATAAAGCAGTGGTCAGGCGATTGCTGGATCGACAAGATATTGAGGCAGACTCAAAGGATAATGATGGGTTGACTCCGATATCCTGTGCAGCTGGAGGTGGACACGAAGCGGTGGTCAGGCTATTGCTGGACCGACCAGATGTTGAGGCGGATTCAAAGGATAACCTGGGTCGGACACCGTTGCTCTATGCGGCCTGGCGCGGACATGAAGCGGTGGTCAGGCTATTGCTGGACCGACAAGATGTCGAGGCAGATTCAAAGGCTAACTGGGGTCAGACACCATTATCCTTTGCAGCTGGAGGCGGATATGAAGCAGTGGTCAGGCTCCTACTGGACCGACCAGATGTTGAGGCGGACTCGAAGGACAACTCAGGTCGAACGCCATTATTATATGCAGCCTGGCGCGGGCATGAAGCAGTGGTTAGGCTACTGCTAGACCGACAGGATGTCAAAGTAGATTCAAAGGCTAACTGGGATCGGACACCGTTATCCTGTGCGACTGAAGGGGGGCATGAAGCGGTGGTCAGGCTACTGCTGGACCGACAAGACGTCCAGGCGGACTCGAAGGATAACTGTTGA
- a CDS encoding ASST-domain-containing protein codes for MHIGDNECSQRCNMGFFSIGPCLHSIILINRATLNLNQRPDIRAPVMEISLKNDSLITPGYIFMAPYQTELPGPYIYDTDGNLVWTGADGSTTELFHGLQVCPYEGSDHLCYFQGNQIEGYARGRNIILNKDYAQAATVQSGDGLTLSDMHELDIIDNTSVLIAIYQPRRYNLTAYNVSADNGWVMDGVFQEINITSGKVLFEWRSLDHVGISETYTPIRLNTVVGDGLSNATAWDYFHINSVDKNDDGDYLVSARHTSCIYKISGADGSIQWRLGGTNSSIKLQDYNFSSQHDARFIQENDTVTVISLFDNASNGYRNTSSTSSGIIVSIDHATNTSSLMKRYQAPGNGLLSTSQGNLQILANQNTFIGWGNNPSISEHAEDGTPVFFATLEDPRAMNYRAFKFNWTGEPSDNPTLRTYAAAPGSATTFWVSWNGATEVDYWNFYGTTSTSEEFTLLTKADRQGFQTTYTSTDYHPRAYAEAVSSDGSSLGNSSVVNTTSSLPSQD; via the exons ATGCACATTGGCGACAACGAGTGTAGTCAACGCTGCAACAtgggtttcttttcaatCGGTCCGTGCCTTCACTcaattattctaataaacAGAGCTACGCTGAATCTCAACCAGAGACCAGATATTCGAGCACCGGTTATGGAAATTAGTCTTAAGAACGACTCTCTCATTACCCCCGGCTACATATTCATGGCGCCATATCAAACGGAATTACCAGGACCGTATATCTACGATACTGATGGT AATCTGGTATGGACCGGAGCCGATGGCTCAACAACCGAACTTTTCCATGGCCTGCAGGTGTGTCCCTACGAGGGATCTGATCATCTATGCTATTTCCAAGGCAATCAAATAGAAGGTTACGCTAGGGGCCGTAACATCATCTTGAACAAAGACTATGCGCAAGCGGCCACAGTACAGAGTGGGGATGGTTTGACGCTCAGCGACATGCATGAGTTGGATATTATTGATAATACCTCCGTTCTCATTGCCATTTACCAGCCGCGCCGCTATAACCTAACGGCATACAATGTGTCCGCGGACAATGGGTGGGTCATGGATGGCGTATTTCAGGAGATTAATATCACGTCGGGAAAGGTCCTCTTCGAGTGGAGGTCTCTCGATCACGTCGGCATATCAGAAACATATACCCCGATTCGACTTAATACAGTCGTTGGAGATGGTCTTAGCAATGCGACTGCTTGGGACTACTTCCATATCAACTCTGTTGATAAAAACGATGACGGTGATTATCTTGTGTCTGCTAGACATACTAGCTGCATCTATAAGATATCCGGTGCAGATGGATCCATTCAATGGCGACTAGGTGGCACCAATAGTTCCATTAAATTGCAGGACTACAATTTCTCCTCTCAACACGATGCACGTTTCATCCAGGAGAACGATACCGTCACTGTTATTTCACTCTTCGATAACGCAAGTAATGGATATAGAAACACGTCATCAACGTCTTCAGGCATTATCGTGTCAATTGATCATGCAACCAATACCTCAAGCCTAATGAAAAGATACCAGGCTCCAGGTAATGGACTCCTCTCGACGAGCCAGGGAAACCTCCAAATACTGGCTAACCAGAACACTTTCATCGGATGGGGGAACAATCCTTCAATTTCTGAGCATGCCGAAGACGGAACGCCCGTGTTCTTCGCAACATTAGAAGATCCGCGGGCGATGAACTATCGTGCCTTCAAATTCAATTGGACCGGAGAGCCAAGCGACAATCCCACTCTTCGTACATATGCGGCTGCCCCAGGCTCTGCAACCACGTTCTGGGTCAGTTGGAATGGTGCCACTGAAGTTGACTATTGGAATTTCTACGGGACGACTTCGACGTCTGAGGAATTTACGCTGTTGACCAAGGCCGACAGGCAAGGGTTCCAAACCACCTATACGAGCACTGATTACCACCCTCGAGCATATGCAGAAGCGGTCTCGAGCGATGGGTCAAGTCTAGGTAATTCGTCAGTCGTGAATACGACGTCATCTTTGCCCAGCCAAGACTAG